The Humulus lupulus chromosome 3, drHumLupu1.1, whole genome shotgun sequence genome window below encodes:
- the LOC133823954 gene encoding uncharacterized protein LOC133823954 — protein sequence MDVEEIEVEASFWNSVVVCMVLGANPPFAVFEGFIKRMWGKLGIERIARLNAGYTLVKFRDEVTRDLVLEAGVIHFDRKPVIVRPWTTDLAHMRLVKSVPVWVRLLGLGLQYWGTKCLSALVSTLGKPVLVDKVTKDRSMMQFARVLVEIEISNEIPKSIQILNERGQLMEQFVEFEWLPTHWLAAEAISKDNQKEVSKESTDVPLKTGSSDVDIGQVSKKFQVDGGKEKSDINEAQEVDWITPKKLGAFLETKLRGAKLEEMMVRQFNGWSFYKGTANEGRILMVWQCSVLSVEVLQDSDQYIHAYVKELRSSREFCVTFVYGRNTIQERIQLWQDLSCLTFPVTPWLVAGDFNSVFEIDDRLGGRTVSAAEMADAQRWKSMGLVDELRSIGSHYTWTNNQADGARIFSKLDRIFKNEEWMDLFPDSIALIKWDIIYDHYFCIVKAKSAVKSGFKPFRFFNMWTEHEGFKDAAMQSWNKSISAHGLEGIMRKLRRLAHVLRQFNKREIGDVEHKFEIAKEAYNNAQYQLQQDPHSVEFQTEEQKSFENLVQQTRYYDSYLRQRSKINEKFEDVVAHFLNHFRSIMGSQSKASGPIQKECFIHGSLLSLDQQLELTKPFTKKDVKNAMFSISSIKSLGPDGYGSGFFKVMWEEIGDDISDAILGFFHQGSLPKGLNNATLSLIPKDSSYSILMNGRVQGNFLGRKGLRQGDPISPFLFVLVMEYFTRLLIQATQNKDFRYHPSCKKLKLVSLCFADDLVLFCKGADSSVQIIKDYFKSFSLASGLTANLDKSRVYFGGMAEKETKIILECLHYTKGTFPLKYLGIPLRPTKWKAGGCATIIKKIHMKLHHWSSRHLSFAGRAQLIHYVLLGIRAFWMSIFLLPKSVVNEIDQLCRKFLRGTSSSNENRSKIHLTAWDQDFLPKRLGGIGFKEGSKWNKVLLAKFLWAISSKQDILWVLEKAVKNNKVNVSKLYVQLLNKERVPFAHVESNGHLFFQCQFSHLVRSRIAEWLGNAIWPVQFKDWIAWMMGKPKDLKQKLVAAVLATSVYLIWWNRNNYLFNFYSMTVDKVVYLLKVYLKARVANLSRTKLESKDLAFLEKFSLM from the exons ATGGATGTGGAGGAAATTGAAGTTGAGGCGTCTTTCTGGAATTCAGTCGTGGTATGTATGGTTCTAGGTGCCAATCCCCCATTTGCAGTGTTTGAGGGCTTCATTAAGAGAATGTGGGGTAAGCTTGGTATTGAGAGGATTGCGAGATTAAATGCGGGGTATACACTTGTtaaattcagagatgaagttaCCAGAGATTTGGTGTTAGAAGCTGGTGTTATTCATTTTGATAGGAAGCCAGTCATTGTAAGACCGTGGACCACTGACTTAGCTCATATGAGGTTAGTAAAATCTGTTCCTGTTTGGGTGAGATTACTTGGTTTGGGGCTACAATACTGGGGTACTAAATGTTTGAGTGCATTGGTGAGTACCCTTGGGAAACCAGTACTTGTAGATAAGGTAACAAAAGATCGATCCATGATGCAATTTGCTAGGGTGTTAGTGGAGATTGAAATATCAAATGAGATTCCTAAGTCTattcaaattttgaatgaaaGAGGTCAATTAATGGAACAATTTGTGGAGTTTGAATGGTTGCCAACACATT GGTTAGCTGCTGAGGCAATATCCAAGGACAATCAGAAAGAGGTTTCTAAGGAGAGTACTGATGTTCCTTTGAAAACAGGTTCTTCTGATGTAGATATTGGTCAAGTGTCCAAAAAATTTCAGGTAGATGGGGGCAAGGAGAAAAGTGACATTAATGAAGCTCAAGAGGTGGACTGGATCACTCCTAAAAAACTGG GTGCATTTCTTGAGACCAAATTACGTGGTGCTAAACTGGAGGAGATGATGGTTAGACAATTTAATGGATGGAGCTTTTATAAAGGGACTGCTAATGAGGGTAGAATATTGATGGTTTGGCAGTGTAGTGTTTTGTCAGTGGAAGTCTTGCAAGACAGTGACCAATATATACATGCTTATGTTAAAGAGTTACGTTCGAGTAGGGAATTCTGTGTGACATTTGTGTATGGTAGAAACACGATTCAGGAGAGGATTCAGTTATGGCAGGACTTATCTTGTCTGACGTTTCCAGTTACACCATGGCTAGTGGCAGGGGACTTTAACTCAGTGTTTGAGATTGATGATAGGCTAGGAGGTCGTACTGTTTCTGCAGCAGAAATGGCAGATGCTCAAAGGTGGAAATCTATGGGATTGGTTGATGAGCTTCGGTCTATTGGTTCTCATTACACTTGGACCAATAACCAAGCTGATGGGGCTCGAATTTTCTCTAAATTGGACCGTATTTTTAAGAATGAAGAGTGGATGGATCTATTTCCTGATTCGAtagctttgataaaatgggataTAATATATGATCACTATTTTTGTATTGTTAAGGCAAAGTCAGCTGTGAAATCTGGCTTTAAACCTTTCCGGTTCTTCAATATGTGGACAGAGCATGAAGGTTTCAAAGATGCAGCTATGCAAAGTTGGAACAAGTCTATATCTGCTCATGGGTTAGAAGGAATTATGAGGAAGCTGAGGAGACTAGCACATGTCCTTCGACAGTTTAATAAACGGGAGATTGGTGATGTTGAGCACAAGTTTGAGATTGCCAAAGAGGCTTACAATAATGCTCAATACCAGCTTCAGCAGGACCCTCATTCAGTTGAGTTTCAAACTGAGGAACAGAAGTCTTTTGAAAACTTGGTTCAGCAAACCAGATACTATGATAGTTATCTTAGGCAGAGGAGCAAA ATTAATGAGAAGTTTGAGGATGTAGTGGCTCACTTCTTAAATCATTTTCGGAGTATCATGGGTAGTCAAAGTAAGGCTTCGGGTCCTATTCAAAAGGAGTGTTTTATTCATGGTAGCCTCTTATCCTTAGATCAACAGCTAGAATTAACAAAGCCTTTCACTAAGAAGGATGTTAAAAATGCTATGTTCAGTATTAGTTCAATTAAGAGCCTGGGTCCAGATGGATATGGTTCGGGTTTTTTCAAAGTAATGTGGGAAGAGATAGGAGATGATATTTCAGATGCTATTTTGGGTTTCTTTCATCAGGGATCGCTGCCTAAAGGCCTCAATAATGCAACTCTTTCATTGATACCAAAG GACTCATCTTACTCAATATTGATGAATGGTAGAGTCCAAGGTAACTTTCTTGGGAGGAAGGGTCTTAGACAAGGGGACCCgatttctccttttctttttgttcttGTTATGGAGTATTTTACTAGGCTTCTCATTCAAGCTACTCAGAACAAGGATTTCAGATATCACCCTAGTTGTAAGAAACTGAAATTGGTGAGCCTTTGTTTTGCTGATGACTTGGTGCTGTTTTGTAAGGGAGCTGATTCATCTGTTCAGATCATTAAAGACTATTTCAAGTCTTTTAGTCTTGCTTCTGGTTTAACAGCCAACCTAGATAAGTCTCGAGTTTATTTTGGGGGTATGGCAGAGAAAGAGACCAAGATTATTCTGGAGTGTCTTCACTATACTAAAGGTACCTTCCCTTTAAAATATCTTGGAATTCCTCTTAGACCTACAAAGTGGAAAGCAGGGGGTTGTGCTACAATAATAAAGAAGATCCACATGAAGCTTCATCATTGGTCCAGTCGGCATTTGTCCTTTGCTGGGAGAGCTCAACTCATCCATTATGTTTTATTGGGGATTAGAGCATTTTGGATGAGTATTTTCCTTCTCCCAAAGAGTGTTGTTAATgagattgatcagctttgtagaaaATTTCTGCGGGGGACTAGCAGCAGTAATGAAAACAGGAGTAAAATTCATCTCACAGCTTGGGATCAGGATTTCCTTCCTAAAAGATTGGGTGGTATTGGGTTTAAGGAAGGGTCTAAATGGAATAAGGTGCTATTAGCTAAGTTCCTTTGGGCTATTTCCTCTAAACAAGATATCCTTTGG GTGTTGGAAAAGGCAGTTAAGAACAACAAAGTTAATGTTAGCAAGCTTTATGTTCAGCTGCTTAACAAGGAAAGGGTCCCTTTTGCTCATGTG GAAAGCAATGGCCATCTGTTCTTTCAATGCCAGTTTTCTCATCTGGTGAGAAGTCGAATTGCTGAATGGCTGGGGAATGCTATCTGGCCGGTTCAGTTTAAAGATTGGATTGCTTGGATGATGGGGAAGCCTAAGGATCTGAAGCAAAAGCTGGTGGCAGCTGTTTTAGCTACTTCAGTTTATCTGATTTGGTGGAATAGGAACAATTATCTGTTTAATTTCTATTCTATGACTGTGGATAAAGTTGTTTATTTGTTAAAAGTTTACTTGAAAGCTAGAGTTGCTAATCTGTCTAGGACTAAGTTGGAGAGCAAAGATTTAGCTTTCCTTGAGAAATTCAGTCTCATGTAA